The genomic interval TGGGGCAGCCATTCCTGACCTGTCATCTGTCCCCTAGCTGGCAGCTGATGGCACAGTCATGAACACCTTTGCTCACAAGTGCCAACTACCAGAAGATGTGGACCCTACGTCGGTGACCTCGGCCCTACGAGAGGACGGCAGCCTCACCATCCGTGCGCGGCGTCACCCACACACAGAACATGTCCAGCAGACCTTCCGGACGGAGATAAAAATCTGAGGGTCTCCCCACCCCTGGcctccccccatctcctcccccacTGGCCTGCTGGTGAGGTCATCATGACCCCTGACAATGGCTCCCCAGGGCATCTCGGCCCAGGCTCCAGTCACTTCACACACTCTTAGGCCCCAGGTGggtcacccccaccccaaactaGGGCCCTCCTCTCCACCCAAGGCAGTCCAGGGACCCGCTTGCCTTCATCCAGATAGACCCTCCCTATCTTAGTTCACAATAGAGAACCTGGGGTACTGACCTGGGGGGAGGGGCGGCGCAAGATGAGGACAGAGCCTATAACACAGAGTGGTGGCATCAGTGGGATTTCTGCAGGGCAGGGGACCAGGAGCCCTCCTGGCAGATGAAAGGCTGGCCACAAACAGTGCTTCTGGCCTAGGTGGACTGCCTCAGGGAAGCCAGAAAGACACCCATGACGACTGTCACCTCCCTTGCAACTCTCAAAGCCTCGAACCCAGGGCTACCTGTCACCCCAGCCTCTAACCACTACGTGTACCAGGCAAGGACACCTGTGCTTAGATGGGGTTTATGCTCCTGTCTCCAGCTGCTGGTGCATGAGGCCACAGCCCCAGGCTCCTGGGTGGCTCCCTCTACAGAGAGGGTCCTCTGTGGAAGTGAGAGGAAGAGCCAagacttgtgtacacacacacacaccacacacacacacacacacacacaccattgtccTATGCCTTAAACACCCATTCCCATTAGTTGGAGCCCAATTCAAAGCATTCTAGAATCATACTTAGCATCTCTGTTTTCATCAATGGAGACGTGGCGTCTCTGAGCCTGGGCAGGTTTGTCTCTGAAGCCAGCGCTGCCTCAGCCACTCTCAGCCCCTCACGTCTGTGTACTGGGGACACTTCCCCCCATTCCACCTCTCCTGAGCCACATGCCCTGCTTCACCCTGACTGCAGACCGTGGCCAGGGGAAGAGCCCCAACCCAGATCCCTTCTGGCTCCCAAATCCAGGACAAAACCCTTGTCAGCCTTCACCCTGGGGGACCCGggctctgcctcagtctccaagtTTAAAATCGGGTGTAAAAGGGGGAAGCTCACTGTCAGTTGGGGTCCCTGGGGCCTCTGAAGTCTTGGGACCCTGTGGTtagggagggtgggggagagggtcGTGTGAGTCTATAGTCTCTATAACATGTACACAATAAAAGGACAGACTTGTGAAGACCCTACCTGAAGTTCTACCTGGGAGGAGGGcggagtgggtggggaggactTCTGGGCTGGGGAGGAAAGCTTAAAGGGCTTCCATGTCTTGGGGAGAGGCAGCCTGTTCTCCTCAAACCCGCTTGCAGAAATCCCGGCGTTATTCTTCAGAAACCCTTACACAACCTGTCTCCAGGCTGCTTGCCCTTCGCTTTGGATTCACTCTTTATTTTCAAGAGGAATGTCTGAGCTGGACTCACCCAACACTACGTTCTGCACTGTcacaagccagggctacaacgTTGCCTCTTGCAGGAGGcctctgaggcccagagaagctaAGTGATTGGCCCAAGCTCACACAGCTCCGAAGATACAGCCAATTGGAATCGGGGGGTAGGGCCGCCGCAGGGTAGGGTgctggatggctgtaagcctggCAAGTTCTGGGCGGAAGGGGTCCCCCTCGCTCCtcacatcccccaccccaccccacccacaggAGCTACTGAAATCAGAGTGTCAGGCTGCTCCCCAGAGCAGCTCCGTTGGCGGCCGCGGTCGGaacagggagggaaggtgggggcGCAGTATTTCCAGCCTCGTGAGTCACGGATTCCGCTGGGCTATTTGCAGCCCCGACACTCATCAGCGCGGGGCTGGGGCGGGGGGGGCGGGGCTGACAACCTTCCCCACTCGACCCCCACCCGAGGTCAACTTCACCTTGCCTAGAAGACCACGTCAGCCTGAGAACCAGCGCTGGAAGGGTTACTGTCCCagaggtgggtggggtggggtggggttgtgtCACCCATTCCCAGGTCCTTGTAGGCTGTTCCACAGGTCGCAGCCACTGCACAGGTTCCCGCCACTGGAAACCAGGTTCTTCTGGTCTAAGGGAGCCCTGGGCTGTCACTCCAGCCAAGGTGACCCTGCTGACCGGGAGGGAGGGGGATACGGGGGCGGCCATCCACAAGTCTCTCCTCAGCTCCGCCTGCTGGGGCACCGGGGTTGGCCCACCCTTTGTAGACTAAATATAGACCTGGTCCTGCACCCTGCCCCCACTGCTGAAGCTTAATTCTGAGATCCCGATTCCTTGAGTGCCCAGTATGAGCCAGGCACCCCAGCAATCCTGAGAGAAAGATTGTATTGTATTATCAATACACGAGGTTAGTTAGACGTGCAGGTTCAGAGGGGTCAAGGAAATGATCTAAAGTCGTCCAGCTTGGAAGTGCCATCGCTGCGACTTGAATTCTTGCCTGTGGCTCAGGAAAACTCTCTGTTGATCTGGGCTGATATGCTCCCCTCTCCCCAGACATGGAAGCCCTTACTGCTTCAGACTACAGAGGGAAGGGGGACTCCTATGTCTTGTAACTTTTGGGAAAGACCTGTATATCAGCCAGGGGAAGTTGAAAAGACGGAGCCCACCGAGGCCTAGGGAGATACCCTGCTGCTCCAGGCTCCAGGGGATAAGAGGACCACATGGCTTTGGGCTTCCTCCTACAAGCCATACAGATCCAAGAGTTTAGTCTCAAAGGCAGAGTCCTGGCTGGGTGTAGTTTGCCAGTCTTGCAAGCTCTGAGTGTGGGGACCCActacaggaggatcagaagtccaaagtTATCCTTGGCTGCACAATTTGAGGCTCGGGcctctccaaaacaaacaaacaaaaaccagacagacagacagacagagtcccAGGCCTGATGCTTGTACTCCTTCCAGATTGTCTCCAATAGAATTTCAACCGTGCAAATAGCACATGCCTGGTGCCGAGAAGTTGACCCGTCCATTCGCTTGGCCAGCCAATTTCGCTTGGCCAGCCAATGTCTCGGGGATCCAGTCCAAACTCTATATGATAATAAGGCCCAGGCTCAGAGAGGGATGGGGCCCCACCCAGAGTCACACAGTAACAGTGGTCCCATAGTTCAGTCATAAGTGTGGACTAAAGATCCCGGAACTCCAACCCCTAGTCCAGTTCTCTCCCAGACCAGCATCCCTTCCTGTGTGTTCTGCTTCCCAGTCTATCGCTCTTGCTCCTAAATCTGGCACAGAAAAGATCAAAGGAGCCACAgtaaagaggggagggagggactccTAGTCCTGGAGGCTGGCCACCTAGGGTCAAAATCTTGGCTCTCTGCCTCTAAGCAATGTGTCATTGAGCAAGTAGCTTACGCTCTTTGTACTTTGTAATGGCTGGAGCCACAGGTGACCACACTGTCCCTCGCCCATCAGGATGTGTACTTGGGCTGATCTTTCCTTTCAGGGAAAAGCAATGGAGGGTGGAGCTTAACCCTTGTGTTATACCTCCTGGATCCCCTCTGAGAAGATGCACTCTGAGCCCTAGAGTGGAGGTAGGAAGCCCCTAGAAATCTTAGACACCCCCCCTCAGTCTTGAACTGACAGCTGGCCCTTATCTGGAGCTGTCTGTGAGCTTGAAACTATCTAGAATGTACAGGAGTGGGTCTGTTTCCCAAAAGTTTGCAAGTCAAGCAAAGACAGAGTTTATGCACAGAGGactcttggttttctttgttttggtttgttttttgattttttgttttatttttttcaagacagggtttctctggatagccctggttgtcctggaactcactctgtagatcaggctggcctagaacttagaaatctgcctacctctgccaagtgctaggattaaaggcatgcaccaccactgccctgcttgttttttttttgttgtttgtttgtttgtttttttaaagatttatttatttatttattataagtacactgcagctgtgttcggacacaccagaagagggcgacagatcccattaccgatggttgaaagccaccatgtggttgctgggatttgaactcaagaccttcagaaaaacagtcagtgctcttaaccgctgagccatctctctagcctgaggttccaacaaacaaacaaacaaaaaaaaatccaggctgggcagtggtggcacatgcctttaatcccagcacttgggaggtagaggcaggcagatttctgagttcaaggccagcctggtctaccgagtgagttccaggatagccaggacgtACCGGGAGATGGTGTGCATAAGCTCTGGGCAGCATCTGATCCTGAAGgacagaaaacacaggaaaagctgGGCCTTTCTGAGTCAGAACTTAGCCAAACCTCATGGTGGATCACATCACCGGTGCTGCACTGGAATCAGGGATACCATGGGCATCTCACTGAAGGGGTAATTATCCCGCCTTTCTCTTTAGTGTGGCTTAACGTGAGACCAACTTCCTAAGTGTGCTGGCTAGGGGTATGCAGTGTGACATGAGCTACTAGCCTCATTTTGGGACGAGAATGTCAGTGGAGAAAATGCCCCATCATATTGGTCTGTGGTGCCTTTACTCAATTGATTAAtcatatgggagggcccagccaacTGGGCAGGGgcatccttgggcaggtggtcctgggtgctatgagaaatcaggctgagcaagccatggggagcaagccagaagCAGCGCCCCTCCGAGgcctcctgccctgacttccccggATGATGGACTAtaaagctgtaagatgaaataaaaggtTTCCTCTTCAAGATACTTTGGGTTTGGGTtatggtgtttgttttttgtttgtttgtttaaccagacagggtttctctgtctagccctggctatcctggaaccagCTTTGTagaggctggccccaaactcacagagatcctcctgccggtgcctcccaagtgttgggaataaaggtgtgtgccacaccgCCCAGCAGTTAGGGTGTTTTATAACAATCTAAACCCCAACTAAGGCAAAACTTGGTACTGTGTCTGCTGTGGTGAATCTGATTCggtgttttggggaggattgtggtgACAATCTGAAGTTTGGACCGGAAGAGCAGTGGAAAGCTCCGCCCTCAGAGGGCTGTTCTGTGGGAAGAGCCGTGGAAAGCTCCGCCCTCAGAGGGCTGTTCTGTGGGAAGAGCGGTGGAAAGCTCTGCCCTCAGAGGGCTGTTCTGTGGGAGCCTTGAAGATGCTGAGAGTGATGTAGAGGTAGACTACAAATGACAGACACCTGGCTTGTGGAGTTTCGGAGGAAAGTTTTGTGAGTCCCTTAAAGACCCTATCAGGGCCATTCGACATCTTGAATTAAGAACCATTAAAATACTGGGTGTGTTGATGCTCaccttaaacccagcacttgggaggcagaaacaggtggatctctgtgagttccaagacagccagggctacatagtaagactgtctcaaaagaaaacaaatgactacttgaaacctttgctttgctggcACAATTAACgctggtcagctggggctgaagaaatcAGCTGTAATTTAGGAGAGgcagcatcactgagatgaagCTATTTTTGGGGTCAGCATCCAGAACCTGTAGTCCAGAAGGGACCAAAGCTCTCCCTTGCTCTGGCAGCCAGACTTTGTAATGTGAAAGCATATCCCGCGTGTCACTGGTTTTTGAAGGCACAGAGGGGTCCTGGAGAGCAGCTAGGCTTGGAACTGTGTAACTGGGGTTCCTGAAAAGAGGTCCAGAAAAGCCACTGATGAAGGTGCATCCTATTGCAGGAGAAGGCCCAGGGTTGAAGGGATCCCTAGGAGAGGTTGAAGCTTGGCACCATATTGGCAGAATTGGAATTCCTGAAGAGATCccaggagaggctcttggtgaAGTTACTGTCAAGCTCTGGCAGTGACAccgtgtgcgcgcgcacgtgtgtgtgtgtgtgtgtgtgtgtgtgtgtgtgtgtgtggtgggggggagTGTTCTGAGTGCCTTGCCACCCACACAGCCTCTAGCCTGTACCTACAGCGACAGCTGTAGAACAAGAACAGTGTCTGGGCCCCGAACCTTTACCAAGTGGCTAGATTCAGAAAAGTCACCATACGCGGCATCCACACTCAGTATTCCGAGTCTGAGAGACCAGAACAAAGGCTTTGCTTTTGGAAAACACAACTCAGCTGGTGATAGGGCGACACCTGCTGGTCGGAGGGAGATGTGCAGCCCCAGGCTTCTCCCCAAGAATCCCTCTCAGGTCTTACTAGCTTCTTTAACTCGTGGATGCCCAAAAGGAGAGGGCAAAGTGTACCCCGCTTTCGCAGTGGACATGAGTCTTTTATattacacactctctctccttgGCCTGAGGTAACGGCTAGCCCCCCCAACGGCTTCCTCCCTGCCTGTCTGTGCATGTTCTGTAGTCAAGAGGGCCACGATTCTATagtccttcaattttttttcccccccgagacagggtttctctgtgtagccctggctgttctggaactcaggctgtagaccaggcttgcctcaaactcagagctttgcctgcttctgccttccaagtgctagggttaaaatAAAGGCGTACACCAataagaaatattctttaaatgatttttattagtATACTAGGTAAGTACTCTATCGCTGGGCTGTATCCAGCCCCCAGTGGAAGCACTATCTTGTACCCATTTCACAGAATAGAGAATGAAAGCCCAAGGAGGCTAAGGAAGGCCCTTGTGGTCTCACACAGTCTGATGTGAGATTACCTTCTAGTTGGGGAAACAGGCAGTAAGTGTACAGATAACAAaatggagagagcagagaggtggAGGAGCCTCATCACACCAGGCCTGGTAGGTCACAGTTGGCAGCTGGGTTCTGTCGATAGaacttcccagcacttgggaggcagaggcagggagatctctgagtttgaaaccagcttggtctacagatcaagttccaggactgccagggctacagagaaaccctgtcttgaaaaacttaaaaaaaagtttcctcaTCCTGGTGATTAAATACCGTTGTTTCCCTTAAGTACAGCAAACACTCAATATATATAATTCTCTGCTGTATGCACTCTAAGTCCAggacttgagaagcagaggcaggaggatctctgtgatttgggggccagcctggtctatagagtgagttctaggacagccagagctgcacagagaaaccctgtctcaaaaacaacaaataaagccATAGCCAAGCGTGCCAACACTTgagtagtcccagcactcaggaggtggcgGCAGAATTTTCCAAGAATGAGACCAGTCTGGTTTAGGCCATGAATTTTGGCCAGCCAGGGATAAGTAGAGTCCCCCCACAAACaccctaaataagtaaatagcatGGTCATTAAACAAACTAGTGAACATCATAGTAGTTTTTGCCCAGAGTTTTGATACCTTCATATTCTGCCCAGCTCTAGGTCGCGGGACAAGAACAAGCTCATTTTGTCCAGTGTCCCTAAGGGACAGTATTAGCATATTAGCCTGCTGTCCTCATCACCTCCCCTGTGCCTCCTCCTTTATCTCCCTCcacttttttcccctctgagacagggtttctctgtgtagccctggctgtcctggaactcactctatagaccaggctggccctcgaactcagaaatttgcctgcctttgcctcccaagtgctgggactaaaggcgtgcgccaccacagcctggcactgcttcactttttaaaaaacagattctcatgttagcccaggttggccttgggtTCACTATGTACTGACTATGATCTTGCCCCAtcctccaagtgctgagagtataggtgtatgctgccatgcctggcttctttggCACCGGGGACTAAACTGAGTGCTTCTCTATGTAGCAGGCAGTCTATCGACTGAGCTATACTCCAGCTCAGTCTTCCTCCTTTGAGGATGGAGTCTCACTGAGCCCAGGACGactcctctctgctttcctatATCCTTCCATTCACCTCTAGGACCAGGACCCCACCTGAGTCACGGTGACAGCAACTTAAACACTGGCCCTAGCCATCAAACTAGGGACACCCCCAAGCcctccctggcttgctctggaATGAGCTGCCTGTGTTGGGGTAGAGAAGGTTCCATCAGAAGGGAAAGAGCCCCAGAACTGGCTCTTTCTGGTTTTCAGATCAGATGGTGTTACCCCAGGACCTGAAAGACCAAGTCCTCAGCACAAGGGAGACTTATCTGCCCCAAAGGGACAGAGGTCAGGGaataagaggcaaagacaggtgataggctgggcagtggtggcgcacgcctttagtcccagcacttgggaggtagaggcaagcggatttctgagtttgaagccagcctggtctacagagtgagttccaggacagccagggatacacagagaaaccctgtctcgaaaatacaaaaacaaaaaacaaaaacaaaaacaaaacaaacaaacaaacaaacaaacaaaaaagacaggagatagaaggtgagggagagaaggggaaggggaagaagagagaaaaagagagaagaggggtatttgtctttgtctcccatttccaccaactgaggacaaAGGTCAGCCTTTGGATGGAGAGGTAGGCAAATGGCGGTTTATAAGGGTGCAAGGGGAAACCCCGTGTTAGGATGAGggtgttaattaggtgagccaaagggggcttttgattgctggacttcaatgcTTTGacagctggaccttggtagtcagtctcaggaggaggaagtgccTAAATAAGGGGAAGAGACCTTGGTGGCCAGCTTTAGGAATGGAGTCtaggtttttagcaaggcagaagtAATGGGAGAGAAAgtcaaggcctgccagagccagacTTGACATGCTCAAGTTCAGACTCCTTCACTCAGCTTGCTCAAAACCATcgcttttatttatttggtcaCTTGTTCAACCCATCTTCCCTTCCAAGCTTCAAGAAAACCACGGCGGCGGAAGCAGCAGCACCGCCCAGGACACGTACAAGGTGCTTGGTTGGCATCATGCCTGACCCCAGCTGAGAACTTgacggaggaggaggaagagggcagaggCATAACTGGCTTTTATGTCCTTCGGTGCATCTAGTGTGTCTTCTTGATTTCAGGCTCCAAAGACTCCCGCATTCccagccccgcccccacctcGGACAGATCGAACTACTCCATCTTCCCGCAGAGACAGGACAGGGTCTTCAGCGAGTGCTTGACCTTCTCCCGCGTTGACTGCTTTTTGGTAGCTCCAGCCTTCAAGGAGCTACCCTTGGCTTTAGGATCATTCTGGGGACCGGATAGGCTGGCAGGGAGGGAATCTGGAGCCCCGAGTCCTCTGTAGGGTGGCAAGTTATCCTTGGCTCCATCAAGGGGTCTACGACTGAGAGAAATGTCCGGAGTCCCAGGCAGTGTGTTTTTTCCACAGAACATAACAAACGTCTTCATGGGCGGGGTGACACATCCCTGGTTGGCTCTTGATGCTTGGGGTGGCCCTGTGGACGCGGCTAGGGAGACTTGTTTCCCAGTTGCACAGTCAATAACGAAAGTGACGTGAGCTGTGGGGATGGCCTTGTGTGCACAGGCCAGCTGCATACCTGAAAGGAAAGGGCCCGAGGTTTGGGTTAGCACAGCCAACTAAGTgtgcgtgcgtgcctgtgtgtgtgtgggggggcacacATGTGCCGTGGccagcatgtggaggtcagaggacaactccaggagtctgttctctccttcctcccgtGGGTctaggggattgaactcagatccttagactttgtagcaagtgcctttacccactggttAGCTCCAAGTTTAAaccttgtgttctctctctcactcccaggGACCTCAGGCCTAGCCCATGGGTATGTCTCAACTTTATCTAGTGAACTGCCCAGGGAGTTACATTATAGTGCAGGGCTGGGGCCTAGGGAGGTGACTCAGTTGGTCCTTTCAATGCAAGAGTCTAGATCCACAGAACCACCAGGCACGGTGTTTCGGTGTTGACACAAATAGTTCTACAGTCCCACTGCTGGGGGTCagtgtggagacagacagactccTGGAGCCTGAGTAACTGACGGTTGCCCTAGTCAAATCagtcagctccaggttcagtgggagatctGTCTCAAAATGTATTGtggagcctggtggtggtggtgcacgcctttgcctgtgaagctctgtgagttcaaagccagcctctccctctccctctccctggaatctatgagttccaggacagccagggctacacagagaaaccctgtcttggagaggaaaagaaaaggtatgATGGAAAAGGGGTAGAGAGATGGAGGACCAGGTTCAgcttctagcacccacatgtggCTTATAACTATAACATCGGTTCCAGGGACTACACAGACACCAGGCaagtacatggtgcacatacatagatGTAGGTAAAATAGTTCTATatgaagtaaaatgaataaagctattttttttaattaaaaaaagtaaagtagTGCCAGGCAGTGCTGACACATagtattcaggagacagaggcaggtggatctctgagttcgaggtcagcctggtctacagagcaagttcctggacagccagggctacacagagaaaccctgtctcaaagaagaaaaagttaaatagAAATGATTAAGCTAGATGCTGTGTTAACCCATATATCTTCCACCAGCATAGAGTCCCCTGAAGTTCTTCTCTGATgccatgcatgagtgtgtgccatgcacactttgcatgacagcggtatttgaggcataaacttcaaggaaagtcagtctcctgcctccgcattgtcgcctggcaccccaaactcagaggtagcccagatatgtcttcatatttgtgtgctaggggcccacaaagatatcatttctttacaactagtaagagaaaattcggacattactctctgaccttcaccaatgttccaaagtcctagtcaaaccctggcttggaatgttaagccatccaaattaattgcctccagcattgtgggtagggcactgaagcttgcagaatgagagacttatcccaggacaaggtcaagtaaaatcctcattcttggccatgtactacagctgaaccactcctaagaattagcaagagactgcctctacttccccaaaagattagcatagtgagtgttttacctaggatgggcaagaccttaatctgagagtgtttgtgagagactgtctgcagcattgagcattctagattaaGGAGTTGTCAATTCAGCATTTCAgactcgctcgcactcagactagaaccagaacttaggtgggcTAGGGCTTAGATTTATGTAGTCCGTAGCCCCCCAGGCCcggagcgcttgggcctgggggttgcagcaccagttgagattcaagagagtgaacattcaagattcgagcattcagcattgaagattcgagattcgagcctctaccttCTTGGCTGGCGCACCCACAaccccccgggactctggccaggaccatgcagcccaAACATacttggagcccaggggtgctacaccagtccagaggagatggctgctgttttagacctagtgtgttttaggtggcctcagatgtacctcgactactgagctgccagatttttcatttctctcttttacaatgattgtaaaagcctcatgtcatttttgaaaaatacactcagaccttacaccactcgtgtctagtctgtttgtcaaagccgaatcccgtgcacacctggccagaacccatcgtccctcggaacaagggaccccgtaagaaacccccggtccgtggcaagtgtgcatatgcacacacactaaaaagtAACACACgacagcaacaaaaagtaacttCTCTAGACCCAAATGATATCCCAGATCTCTTCCCTACCTGGTCTTAGTTTTTCCCCAGCTCAGAGGACTTTATGCTCTGCCTTGCTGGTCAATACACCGACTATATGAAGCCCACTGGCGGTCAATACACCAACTATATGAAGCCCACTCACTGGCTGCGGCCATGACCCCAGCCATCAGCACCCTGCCTGCCCACTGCCCCTTAGCTGGTCTTTTCCTTAGcgtacagatgcagatgctcagcGCGGAGATGCCACGGCCCCCATCTTACCTGAGCTCATCTCCCCACTCGAATCCTTAAGGCTGTCTCTCCAGTTCCTGGAGGGCTTTGGGGAAGCCATGCGCTCCGGTGCCTGTCTGAAAATGTCTATGGACACAGCTTCCCGAATGTGTACGAGCTGTCCCACCCTGGAGCCAAACCCTTCCTAGTCATCAGGACCCTGGGGGACTTCTGGCCCTCGGGGAGTCTTTGATCCGAAAGGTTGTTATGACAACAGGAGGCTGCTGGTGGAGGGCGAGGCTTCCTGTCAGGCTCCTGCTATCTTTTCAGGTGCTGCGCCTTCCTGACTCTTTGGAAGCCTCTCCGCCAGGCCTCAATCTCCC from Mastomys coucha isolate ucsf_1 unplaced genomic scaffold, UCSF_Mcou_1 pScaffold18, whole genome shotgun sequence carries:
- the Srarp gene encoding steroid receptor-associated and regulated protein, translating into MASPKPSRNWRDSLKDSSGEMSSGMQLACAHKAIPTAHVTFVIDCATGKQVSLAASTGPPQASRANQGCVTPPMKTFVMFCGKNTLPGTPDISLSRRPLDGAKDNLPPYRGLGAPDSLPASLSGPQNDPKAKGSSLKAGATKKQSTREKVKHSLKTLSCLCGKME